Proteins from one Parasteatoda tepidariorum isolate YZ-2023 chromosome 4, CAS_Ptep_4.0, whole genome shotgun sequence genomic window:
- the LOC107450711 gene encoding cytochrome P450 3A6, protein MDIALILGVIFTSLCFVLTLWTIRRLRIHQTLKKCGVPGPKPDFFAGNMYHLKKKPNPSDIIGEWLQKYGDVFGYYLGEDLYVVIKDLEMLKRIFFKDFNIFPNKPKFLMETDPFPKMLVGLRDKRWKEVRNIVTPAFSSAKIKLMTEVVSKKVNLTVDLIRDKAKNNEIFDIHTMMQALTLDVIAACALAMKKSIQENPKDDLLQAVKDTFIYQFNPVEEISTLFPFLSKILHSFDDMFIFKRSLNTIGNHLKCVIKERRKNPNLRSHDILQSLLDNCDADSKGSKTKLTEDEAIAAACNVLLAGYNTTSNSLGFTFYLLAKHPKIQNRLYEEIQQAKDSTFSTLQSLTYLDQVFSESLRLYPPITGFISRTCNKDYKIGSYTIPNGANVLAPVWNIHRDPNLWQDPSKFDPDRFSPINKGSIPNMAYFPFGAGPRNCAGERFALLEAKMAIFKIVKNFELKTCVKTEDSVTAVCHVYTLFPGNGVWLKAVPR, encoded by the exons ATGGATATTGCCCTCATTCTCGGCGTCATCTTCACAAGtttgtgttttgttttgacCCTATGGACCATCCGTAGACTTAGAATAcaccaaactttaaaaaaatgtggagTACCCGGACCGAAACCTGATTTCTTTGCTGGGAATATGTATCACCTAAAAAAGAAACCAAATCCGAGTGACATCATTGGTGAATGGCTCCAAAAATACGGTGATGTATTTGGATATTATTTGGGAGAGGATCTTTATGTGGTGATCAAAGATTTGGAAATGTTAAAAAGA atttttttcaaagatttcaatatatttcCTAATAAACCGAAGTTCCTTATGGAAACTGATCCATTTCCTAAAATGCTGGTTGGTCTTCGAGATAAAAGATGGAAGGAAGTTCGAAATATTGTCACACCAGCATTCTCTTCGGCAAAGATTAAACTAATGACAGAGGTAGTCTCTAAGAAG gtgAATCTAACGGTTGATTTAATACGggataaagctaaaaataacgaaatattcGATATTCATACCATGATGCAAGCCTTAACATTGGACGTAATAGCAGCATGTGCACTCGCTATGAAGAAAAGCATTCAAGAAAATCCGAAAGATGACCTACTTCAAGCA gtGAAGGACACCTTTATATATCAGTTCAACCCTGTAGAAGAAATAAGTACACTTTTCCCCTTCCTCtcaaaaatattgcattctTTCGACGATATGTTCATCTTTAAAAGATCGCTGAACACTATAGGAAATCACTTAAAGTGTGTTATAAAGGAGAGACGTAAAAACCCAAATCTAAGGAGCCATGACATTTTGCAGTCTTTGCTGGATAATTGTGATGCCGATTCAA AAGGGAGTAAAACGAAGCTGACAGAAGATGAAGCAATAGCTGCAGCTTGTAACGTGCTCTTAGCAGGTTATAACACTACATCCAACTCATTGGGCTTCACATTCTACTTATTAGCGAAACACCCAAAAATACAAAACCGTCTATATGAAGAAATTCAACAAGCTAAAGATAGTACATTTTCTACATTACAGA gtttGACCTATTTGGACCAAGTTTTTAGTGAGTCTCTCCGTCTGTATCCACCAATAACAGGGTTCATATCAAGAACTTGCAATAAAGATTACAAAATTGGGTCTTATACTATACCGAATGGGGCGAATGTCTTAGCTCCTGTTTGGAATATTCACCGAGACCCAAATTTATGGCAAGATCCTTCAAAGTTTGATCCTGATCGCTTCTCTCCAATAAACAAGGGATCCATTCCAAACATGGCCTATTTTCCTTTTGGAGCAGGTCCAAGAAATTGCGCTGGGGAACGGTTTGCGCTGTTAGAAGCAAAGATGGCAAtattcaaaatagttaaaaactttgaattgaaGACTTGTGTAAAAACCGAAGACTCTGTTACAGCTGTGTGTCATGTATATACCTTATTTCCAGGAAATGGTGTTTGGTTAAAGGCGGTCCCTCGATAA